One Megamonas hypermegale genomic window carries:
- the folP gene encoding dihydropteroate synthase: MQIGKKFFDVKNRTYIMGILNVTPDSFSDGGRFNSLDKALFHAEEMVNEGVDIIDVGGESTRPGYTLLSDEEEINRVSTVIETLKQNFDVPISLDTYKSKVVKAGIKAGADLINDIWGLKYDEALASVIAENNVSCCLMHNRNGTEYKDFLNNVVDEMKESLNIAKNAGIKDEKIILDPGIGFGKTYEQNLIMLNNLSALNKLGYPLLLGASRKSVIGNTLNLPTDERLEGTLVTSVLAVMNNYAFVRVHDVKANLRAVKMALAIRNSGGEK; this comes from the coding sequence ATGCAGATTGGTAAAAAATTTTTTGATGTAAAAAATCGTACTTATATTATGGGAATTTTGAATGTAACACCTGATTCATTTTCTGATGGTGGAAGATTTAATTCTTTAGATAAAGCTTTATTTCATGCTGAAGAAATGGTAAATGAAGGCGTTGATATTATTGATGTTGGCGGGGAGTCGACTCGCCCTGGTTATACGCTTTTGAGCGATGAAGAAGAAATAAATCGCGTTTCAACAGTTATTGAAACGCTAAAACAAAATTTTGATGTGCCGATATCACTTGATACGTATAAAAGTAAAGTTGTTAAGGCGGGGATAAAAGCAGGTGCAGATTTAATCAACGATATTTGGGGTTTAAAATATGATGAAGCTTTGGCAAGTGTCATCGCAGAAAATAATGTCAGTTGTTGCTTAATGCACAATCGTAATGGTACAGAGTATAAAGATTTTTTAAATAATGTAGTCGATGAAATGAAAGAAAGTTTAAATATAGCTAAAAATGCTGGTATTAAAGATGAAAAAATAATCTTAGACCCAGGAATTGGATTTGGTAAGACGTATGAACAAAATTTAATCATGCTAAATAATTTAAGTGCTTTAAATAAACTTGGTTATCCACTTCTTTTAGGCGCGTCACGAAAATCTGTAATAGGAAATACGCTTAATTTGCCGACTGATGAACGATTAGAAGGAACACTTGTAACATCGGTTTTGGCTGTTATGAATAACTATGCTTTTGTGCGAGTGCATGATGTAAAGGCAAATTTACGAGCAGTAAAAATGGCATTGGCGATAAGAAATAGCGGAGGTGAAAAATGA
- a CDS encoding HD domain-containing protein — translation MKKDYRNKILHHEVFKRCCEEIEKEERNRIFCKHDINHLLDVARLMMILNVKEDLNIDEEIIYATALLHDTGRHLQYRFGIGHEISSFFIATEILRDFNFNKKEKCKILNAILNHRDKRVSKEKNLNGLLYRADKMSRACFCCKAEKLCNWPDNKKNLSMKY, via the coding sequence ATGAAAAAAGATTACAGGAATAAAATTTTACATCATGAAGTTTTTAAAAGATGTTGTGAAGAGATAGAGAAAGAAGAGCGCAATAGGATTTTTTGCAAACATGATATAAATCATTTATTAGATGTAGCGCGATTAATGATGATTTTAAATGTTAAGGAAGATTTAAATATAGATGAAGAGATAATTTATGCGACGGCATTACTTCATGATACGGGTAGGCATTTACAATATCGATTTGGTATTGGGCATGAGATATCAAGCTTTTTTATAGCAACAGAAATTTTGCGAGACTTTAATTTTAATAAGAAGGAAAAGTGCAAGATTTTAAATGCTATTTTAAATCATAGAGATAAAAGGGTAAGCAAAGAAAAGAATTTAAATGGTTTATTATATAGGGCTGATAAGATGAGTAGGGCTTGTTTTTGTTGTAAGGCAGAAAAATTGTGTAATTGGCCAGATAATAAAAAGAATTTATCTATGAAATATTGA
- the trpS gene encoding tryptophan--tRNA ligase — MGKIILTGDRPTGRLHIGHYVGSLKGRVELQNSGEFEKVFIMIADAQALTDNADNPEKVRQNVLEVALDYLACGLDPKKSTIFVQSQIPQLCELTCYYMNLVTVSRLQRNPTVKSEIQQRNFEASIPVGFFAYPISQASDITAFKATTVPVGEDQEPMLEQTREIVRRFNMIYNTDTLVEPEILLPKNKACLRLPGTDGKAKMSKSLGNCIYLSDEPDVIKQKIMNMYTDPNHIKVSDPGQIEGNTVFTYLDAFCKDEDFTKYLPDYANLDELKAHYQRGGLGDVKVKKFLNAILQEELEPIRNRRKEYQKDIASVYKMLKDGCDVARETAAKTLHEVKDAMKINYFDDVELLNQQINKYKD, encoded by the coding sequence ATGGGTAAAATCATTTTAACAGGCGATAGACCAACTGGTCGTTTACATATCGGGCATTATGTTGGTTCTTTAAAAGGTCGTGTAGAATTGCAAAATTCTGGTGAATTTGAAAAAGTATTCATCATGATAGCAGATGCACAGGCACTTACAGATAATGCAGATAATCCAGAAAAAGTCCGTCAGAATGTATTAGAAGTTGCACTTGATTATTTGGCATGTGGTCTTGACCCGAAGAAATCGACAATTTTTGTTCAATCACAGATACCACAGCTTTGTGAATTGACTTGCTATTATATGAACCTCGTTACTGTATCAAGATTACAACGCAATCCTACAGTAAAATCAGAAATTCAACAGCGTAATTTTGAAGCTAGTATTCCAGTTGGATTTTTTGCTTATCCAATCAGTCAGGCTTCTGATATCACAGCATTTAAAGCAACTACTGTTCCTGTAGGTGAAGACCAAGAACCAATGCTTGAACAAACTCGTGAAATCGTGCGCCGTTTTAATATGATTTACAATACAGATACTTTAGTTGAGCCAGAAATTCTCTTGCCTAAAAATAAAGCATGCTTGCGTTTACCTGGTACTGATGGCAAAGCTAAGATGAGTAAATCTTTAGGAAACTGCATTTATTTATCTGATGAACCAGATGTTATTAAACAGAAAATAATGAACATGTATACAGACCCTAACCATATAAAAGTATCTGACCCAGGTCAAATTGAAGGAAATACAGTATTTACGTATTTAGATGCTTTCTGCAAAGATGAAGATTTTACTAAATATTTGCCTGACTATGCTAATTTAGATGAATTAAAAGCACATTATCAGCGCGGTGGCTTGGGTGATGTAAAAGTTAAGAAATTTCTCAACGCTATATTACAGGAAGAATTAGAACCTATTAGAAATCGTCGTAAAGAATATCAAAAAGATATTGCTTCTGTATATAAGATGCTTAAAGATGGTTGCGATGTAGCAAGAGAAACAGCAGCTAAAACTTTGCATGAAGTAAAAGATGCTATGAAAATAAATTATTTTGATGATGTAGAATTATTAAATCAACAAATTAATAAATATAAAGATTAA
- a CDS encoding DMT family transporter codes for MNTAIKGHLLAIFTVICWGTTFISTKILLTDFSPIEILVTRFVIGLTILYIIRPHVLKLRHEEHRLYLFIAALSGITLYYLMENIALTYTYASNVGIITSTAPFFAAILARFTIKNSHLSGPFFVGFILSMIGVFLISVEDGGFNFNLKGDLLALGAAVLWAVYAVVLKKICTFGYDLITVTREIFLYGIVLMIPPIIFMGFDIDLINLTKPINLINMLYLGIGASALCFLTWNFATKFLGIVKTTVYIYVIPVITVITAYFILSEPITLPKLFGIVFAIAGLVISQK; via the coding sequence GTGAATACAGCAATAAAAGGACATTTATTAGCAATATTTACTGTTATTTGTTGGGGAACAACATTTATATCTACTAAAATTTTATTGACAGATTTTTCGCCGATTGAAATTTTAGTGACTAGATTTGTCATAGGTCTTACCATATTATATATAATACGCCCACACGTTTTGAAGTTAAGACATGAAGAACATCGCTTATATTTGTTTATAGCAGCACTTTCAGGTATCACACTTTATTATTTAATGGAAAATATAGCACTTACGTATACGTATGCTTCTAATGTAGGAATTATAACATCAACAGCACCGTTTTTTGCTGCAATTTTAGCTAGATTTACGATAAAAAACAGTCATTTATCAGGACCATTCTTCGTTGGTTTTATATTATCTATGATAGGTGTTTTCTTGATAAGTGTAGAAGATGGCGGATTTAATTTCAATTTAAAAGGTGATTTATTAGCACTCGGCGCAGCTGTTTTATGGGCTGTTTATGCTGTAGTTTTAAAGAAAATATGTACATTTGGATATGATTTAATCACGGTTACACGCGAAATTTTTCTTTACGGCATAGTTTTGATGATACCTCCGATAATTTTCATGGGGTTTGACATTGACTTAATCAATTTAACTAAACCAATAAATTTAATAAATATGCTATATTTGGGAATTGGTGCTTCTGCATTATGCTTTTTGACTTGGAATTTTGCAACGAAATTCTTAGGCATAGTAAAAACTACAGTTTACATTTATGTTATTCCTGTAATTACAGTGATTACAGCATATTTTATTTTAAGTGAACCAATAACATTGCCAAAATTATTCGGCATTGTCTTTGCTATAGCAGGACTAGTGATTTCACAGAAATAA
- a CDS encoding relaxase/mobilization nuclease domain-containing protein — protein sequence MAIIKITKAGKTKASLKTALYYISEPQKITLSNGEVLLSTLNCWGTIQNIYETMISTKEMYRKATDNKNSEMYKHFQQSFKPNELTPQLAHKIGIKWADQNFGKQGFEICICTHIDKEHIHNHFIINSVNPITGKTIVINANKTLEQLKFSSDEICREYGLSVIDRNYYVPEKTQAIYSMKKKYSIERETFKTNSWQNEIHEIIKEAIIKSQGKNFEFFCQYLKQKKIIVDYKRLNNDLIFQDETTGYKTSDKTLEKTFPTQGYFLRLNIEKLVGKIPDYQLEIAEILSPQKQGFYKLIENLLEVIDSNRFIETKEDFYKAMEKDGWEILNTLTGKCFCHKNTGRLFYDSTIYKITKKHEYCLNYLEQNLN from the coding sequence TTGGCGATTATTAAAATTACTAAAGCAGGAAAAACCAAAGCAAGTCTAAAAACAGCACTATATTATATCAGCGAACCCCAGAAAATAACATTATCAAATGGTGAGGTATTGTTATCGACATTAAATTGTTGGGGCACCATACAAAACATCTATGAAACAATGATATCCACAAAAGAAATGTACAGAAAAGCAACAGATAATAAAAATAGTGAAATGTACAAACATTTTCAACAATCATTTAAACCAAACGAATTAACTCCCCAACTAGCACATAAAATAGGAATAAAATGGGCAGACCAAAACTTCGGTAAACAAGGCTTTGAAATATGTATCTGTACGCACATAGATAAAGAACACATTCACAATCATTTTATTATAAATTCAGTAAATCCCATAACAGGTAAAACCATAGTCATAAATGCAAACAAAACATTAGAGCAATTAAAATTCAGTTCAGATGAAATATGTCGCGAATATGGATTATCAGTAATTGATAGAAATTACTATGTACCAGAAAAAACACAAGCTATTTACAGTATGAAGAAAAAATACAGTATAGAAAGAGAAACCTTTAAAACGAATAGCTGGCAAAATGAAATCCATGAAATCATAAAAGAAGCAATCATAAAATCCCAAGGAAAAAACTTTGAATTTTTTTGCCAATATTTAAAACAGAAGAAAATCATAGTTGACTATAAGCGGTTAAATAATGATTTAATCTTTCAAGATGAAACAACAGGCTATAAAACAAGTGATAAAACCTTAGAAAAAACATTTCCAACACAAGGATATTTTCTACGCTTGAATATAGAAAAATTAGTGGGTAAAATACCAGATTATCAATTAGAAATTGCAGAAATTTTATCACCACAAAAACAAGGATTTTATAAATTAATAGAGAATTTATTAGAAGTTATAGATAGCAATCGCTTTATTGAAACGAAAGAAGATTTTTATAAAGCAATGGAAAAAGATGGTTGGGAGATTTTAAATACATTAACAGGAAAATGTTTTTGTCATAAAAATACAGGCCGTTTATTTTACGATAGCACTATTTATAAAATCACGAAAAAGCATGAATATTGCTTAAATTATTTAGAGCAAAATTTGAACTAA
- a CDS encoding DUF1778 domain-containing protein gives MKTEQEKNKKTKRLQLNIRLTPQQNEYINKRLKETQKNKTQFVLDCINENPIYILPHLEQTISQIKYLGNKTNELSQRLDQSNEENKKLIQELQKGCDEFWRLLKLLKQEKPKQV, from the coding sequence ATGAAAACAGAACAAGAAAAAAATAAAAAAACCAAAAGACTTCAACTAAATATACGCCTAACACCACAGCAAAATGAATATATAAATAAACGCCTAAAAGAAACACAAAAAAATAAAACACAATTTGTCCTAGATTGTATAAACGAAAATCCAATATATATACTGCCCCATCTAGAACAAACCATCTCACAAATAAAATATTTAGGAAACAAAACAAATGAACTTTCACAAAGACTAGACCAGTCAAACGAAGAAAATAAAAAATTAATCCAAGAACTACAAAAAGGATGTGATGAATTTTGGCGATTATTAAAATTACTAAAGCAGGAAAAACCAAAGCAAGTCTAA
- a CDS encoding NAD(P)/FAD-dependent oxidoreductase, translated as MLDTVIIGSGPAGLAAAIYASRAALDYVVLEKAGYSGGQIVTTNDLDNYPGIPNIDGASFSMALQEHAEKLGATIKEATVTAIEKNDDMSFTIKIDEQDDILTKTVILATGANPRTLNIPGEAQFLSRGVYYCATCDGAFYRNKTTAVIGGGNTALEDVLFLAKICQKVYLIHRRDELRGDKKSQEKIFALPNVEFIKSAVPKTIKGDKKVTSLEIEFKATNTTKDIPVDGIFVAVGTIPNNQLVPDFVAKDEAGYVIADETGITNAPGFFVAGDLRTKGLRQVITAASDGANAVKSVTDYLNE; from the coding sequence ATGTTAGATACTGTTATTATTGGTAGTGGTCCTGCTGGACTGGCTGCTGCTATTTATGCTTCTCGTGCGGCTCTTGATTATGTAGTTTTGGAAAAAGCTGGTTATAGTGGCGGTCAAATTGTTACTACAAATGATTTAGATAATTATCCTGGTATTCCAAATATTGATGGAGCTTCATTTTCTATGGCATTACAAGAACATGCGGAAAAACTCGGAGCAACTATAAAGGAAGCTACTGTTACTGCTATTGAAAAAAATGATGATATGTCTTTTACTATCAAAATTGATGAACAAGATGATATTCTTACTAAAACAGTAATACTGGCAACTGGTGCTAATCCTCGTACTTTAAATATTCCTGGTGAAGCGCAATTTTTAAGCCGTGGCGTGTACTATTGTGCAACTTGTGATGGTGCATTTTATCGCAATAAAACAACTGCTGTTATCGGTGGTGGTAATACAGCTTTAGAAGATGTATTATTTTTAGCGAAAATCTGCCAAAAGGTTTATTTAATTCATCGCAGAGATGAACTTCGTGGTGATAAAAAATCGCAAGAAAAGATTTTCGCTTTGCCTAATGTAGAATTTATAAAATCAGCTGTTCCTAAGACTATTAAAGGCGATAAAAAAGTTACATCTTTAGAAATTGAATTTAAGGCGACAAATACTACTAAAGACATTCCTGTTGATGGAATTTTTGTGGCAGTAGGTACGATACCAAATAATCAATTAGTGCCAGATTTTGTAGCTAAAGATGAAGCAGGTTATGTCATTGCGGATGAAACGGGCATTACTAATGCTCCTGGATTTTTCGTAGCTGGTGACTTGCGCACTAAGGGCTTGCGCCAAGTAATAACGGCTGCTTCTGATGGTGCTAATGCGGTAAAATCTGTTACAGATTATTTAAATGAATAA
- the thyX gene encoding FAD-dependent thymidylate synthase, producing MKVKLIKHTEQPEKTVAMAARLCYSPCGAEELEEKMTDEQVEKLVQKIISMGHASTMEHVTFTFAIEGISRVLSHQLVRHRIASYSQQSQRYVSEHDFEYILPPSIAQNPQAKEKFTSLMDTIRKTYDELANMNIPKEDARYVLANATETKILATFNARSLLNFFSLRCCNRAQWEIREMAYLMLAEVKKVAPLLFKNAGASCVRTGRCPEGAMTCGKLQEMLKLREK from the coding sequence ATTAAAGTTAAACTTATAAAGCATACTGAACAACCAGAAAAAACGGTAGCAATGGCTGCGCGTCTCTGTTATTCTCCTTGTGGAGCAGAAGAACTCGAGGAAAAGATGACTGATGAACAGGTTGAAAAACTCGTTCAAAAAATCATCAGTATGGGTCATGCTTCTACGATGGAACATGTTACTTTTACTTTTGCTATTGAAGGTATTTCTCGCGTACTCAGTCATCAATTAGTACGTCATCGTATTGCATCATATTCTCAACAATCCCAACGTTATGTCAGTGAACATGATTTTGAATATATTTTACCTCCTTCTATTGCTCAAAATCCTCAAGCTAAGGAGAAATTTACTTCTTTAATGGATACAATCCGCAAGACTTATGATGAACTTGCAAATATGAACATTCCTAAAGAAGATGCTCGTTACGTTCTGGCTAATGCTACTGAAACAAAAATTTTAGCAACGTTTAATGCTCGTTCTTTATTGAATTTCTTTTCACTTCGCTGCTGCAATCGCGCTCAATGGGAAATTCGCGAAATGGCTTATTTAATGTTAGCTGAAGTGAAAAAAGTTGCACCATTATTATTTAAAAATGCTGGTGCTTCTTGCGTTCGCACTGGTCGTTGCCCAGAAGGCGCTATGACTTGTGGAAAACTTCAAGAAATGCTTAAATTACGCGAAAAATAA
- a CDS encoding rhodanese-like domain-containing protein, with translation MKIILAVFVMLGFLGFYANPMVEATDNPISVENHSAYTKITPEQAKAIMDDETSNCIIIDVRSLDEYNSGHIPNAVSLPNETITSDNPQVTAILPDKDQTILVYCRSGKRSKQASDKLVALGYTNICDIGGIMNWPYEVVK, from the coding sequence ATGAAAATTATCTTGGCTGTATTCGTTATGTTGGGCTTTTTAGGCTTTTATGCTAATCCTATGGTTGAAGCTACTGATAATCCAATCAGTGTGGAAAATCATTCAGCTTATACAAAAATCACACCAGAACAAGCTAAAGCTATTATGGATGATGAAACTTCCAACTGTATCATCATTGATGTTCGTTCATTAGATGAATACAATAGCGGTCATATACCAAATGCTGTATCATTGCCAAATGAAACAATCACATCTGATAATCCTCAAGTAACTGCTATTTTACCTGACAAAGACCAAACTATTTTAGTTTATTGCCGCAGCGGTAAACGCAGTAAACAAGCTTCTGATAAATTAGTAGCTCTTGGATATACTAATATTTGTGATATCGGCGGTATTATGAATTGGCCATATGAAGTTGTAAAATAA
- the rlmB gene encoding 23S rRNA (guanosine(2251)-2'-O)-methyltransferase RlmB, whose protein sequence is MELSEDILLGRNAVREAIKSGRSINRILIAEGSHGGSISEIINLAKERHLILQSISSDKLDALCAGQRHQGIVAYAAPVDYVELEDILNLAKDRNEDPFIILLDELEDPHNLGAILRTADAVGAHGILIPKHRSCPLSSVVAKTSAGALEYVPVARIGNVVQTLDELKKQGLWVAGADMDGKETYYEANLTGPIVLVIGSEGRGISRLTKEACDFIVNIPMRGKVNSLNASNAAAILAYEILKQRTLQK, encoded by the coding sequence ATGGAATTAAGTGAAGATATCTTATTAGGTAGAAATGCTGTGCGCGAAGCTATTAAGAGCGGTCGTTCCATCAATCGCATTTTGATTGCTGAAGGTTCTCATGGTGGTTCAATTTCAGAAATCATCAACTTAGCTAAAGAACGCCATTTGATTTTACAAAGCATTTCTAGCGATAAATTAGATGCCCTTTGCGCAGGTCAACGCCATCAAGGTATTGTGGCATATGCTGCTCCTGTTGATTATGTAGAACTTGAAGATATTTTAAATTTAGCTAAAGACCGCAACGAAGACCCATTCATCATCTTATTAGATGAATTAGAAGACCCACATAATCTTGGCGCTATTTTGCGTACGGCTGATGCTGTTGGCGCTCATGGTATTTTAATTCCTAAACATCGCAGTTGCCCATTATCTTCTGTTGTTGCAAAAACTTCTGCTGGTGCATTGGAATACGTTCCTGTTGCTCGTATCGGCAATGTAGTACAGACTTTAGATGAATTAAAAAAACAAGGACTTTGGGTTGCTGGTGCTGATATGGACGGCAAAGAAACTTATTACGAAGCTAATTTGACTGGTCCTATCGTTCTCGTCATCGGTAGCGAAGGCAGAGGCATAAGCCGTCTTACAAAAGAAGCTTGCGATTTCATCGTAAATATCCCAATGCGCGGCAAAGTAAATTCTCTAAACGCTTCTAATGCAGCAGCTATTTTAGCTTATGAAATATTAAAACAACGCACTTTACAAAAATAA
- a CDS encoding DNA-deoxyinosine glycosylase, which produces MERCVGFAPSVDENCTTLILGSMPSVKSLEQNQYYAHPQNRFWKLMAIFFNDGVIPSIYERRLQMLRENHIALWDSIDSCVREGSLDSAICDEVANDFTAFLEKYPNIVRICFNGGKSFQCFKKYNKEVLKNPKIQFFKLPSTSPANARFRLADLQEKWQEALQEHIAK; this is translated from the coding sequence ATGGAAAGATGTGTAGGTTTTGCACCTTCCGTTGATGAAAATTGTACAACTTTGATATTGGGTTCTATGCCGAGTGTGAAATCGTTAGAACAAAATCAATATTACGCTCATCCGCAAAATAGATTTTGGAAGCTAATGGCAATTTTTTTCAATGATGGTGTTATACCTTCGATATATGAACGGCGCTTGCAAATGCTCAGAGAAAATCATATTGCACTTTGGGATTCCATTGATTCATGTGTGCGTGAAGGCAGTTTGGACAGTGCTATTTGTGATGAAGTAGCAAATGATTTCACTGCTTTTTTAGAAAAATATCCGAATATCGTGCGAATTTGTTTTAATGGCGGTAAATCATTTCAGTGTTTTAAAAAGTACAATAAAGAAGTATTGAAAAATCCTAAGATACAATTTTTTAAATTGCCATCTACGAGTCCTGCAAATGCACGCTTTCGCTTAGCAGATTTACAAGAAAAATGGCAAGAAGCATTGCAAGAACATATTGCTAAATAA
- a CDS encoding prolyl-tRNA synthetase associated domain-containing protein, producing MNEQIQAIIDLLQAKNIDYSMIEHIPVYTIDEILALDLPEANLIAKNLFIRDDKKKNYYIIVVAQDKKVNLKALKEKINSRPLGFVSEKDMWNILKLTKGAVTPFGILNDENCIVKVVIDKVFENTNIAVHPNSNTASVWLKTTDLVSIIKEHGNLVEFMDI from the coding sequence ATGAATGAACAAATTCAAGCTATTATCGATTTATTGCAAGCAAAAAATATTGATTATTCTATGATAGAACACATTCCTGTATACACGATTGATGAGATATTAGCACTTGATTTACCAGAAGCGAATTTAATTGCTAAAAATTTATTTATACGCGATGATAAAAAGAAAAATTATTATATTATTGTTGTAGCACAGGATAAAAAAGTTAATTTAAAAGCGTTGAAAGAAAAAATAAATTCAAGACCGCTCGGCTTTGTTTCCGAAAAAGATATGTGGAATATCTTAAAGTTGACAAAAGGAGCAGTAACACCGTTTGGCATTTTGAATGATGAAAATTGTATCGTAAAAGTCGTGATAGATAAGGTTTTTGAAAATACGAATATAGCTGTTCATCCAAATAGTAATACAGCGTCTGTTTGGCTTAAAACAACAGATTTAGTATCAATCATAAAGGAACATGGCAATTTGGTTGAATTCATGGATATATAA
- a CDS encoding ABC-F family ATP-binding cassette domain-containing protein, which translates to MILTIENLCKTYGEKVLFNNVNFSLSDGDKVGIVGVNGTGKSTFIKVIAGIVPKDSGTITTGKNTKISYLEQDKVFEPEHTVLMEVFKGTQPLMRALYDYELALQASQKNPQDIDLQKKIITLSSKIDELNGWQLESDAKTILTKLGIMDFSAKTKTLSGGQQKRLALATALIQPCDLLLLDEPTNHLDSETIAWLEEYLRKLKTALIMVTHDRYFLDSVATKILELDKGNSYIYTGNYTQFLELKNQRLEREEASEQKRQNFLRNELKWIRRGAQARSTKQRARIQRFEEVKNQKVNIDHSKIEIGMATSRLGRTVIELENVNYAVDDKTIVKDFTYTVLRNDRIGILGPNGSGKTTLLNIIAGKLAPTSGTVTIGQTVKIGYFTQKNIAMDERLRPIEYIKEEANYLTLADGTKLSASQLMERFLFPGTLQWTPIAKLSGGEKRRLYLLRILMSAPNVLLLDEPTNDLDLETMSILEEFIDNFNGAIIFVSHDRFFIDRLADKVFVYQKDGSLRQYPGGYSYYKGIEEQEQQALQVQTQQSMPKKEVKPAKTREKANAPKKLSFKEQREYDEIEAIIAETEGELKVVQLQMTQNASDYGKLNELTKEETRLQEKLDYLMERWAYLEEIVEQMQ; encoded by the coding sequence ATGATTTTAACTATAGAAAATCTCTGTAAAACGTATGGAGAAAAAGTTTTATTCAATAATGTAAATTTCAGCTTATCAGACGGCGATAAAGTTGGGATTGTAGGTGTTAACGGCACAGGTAAATCCACTTTTATTAAGGTCATTGCTGGCATTGTACCAAAAGACAGTGGCACTATAACGACTGGCAAAAATACAAAAATATCTTATCTTGAACAAGATAAAGTATTTGAGCCAGAACATACCGTTTTAATGGAAGTATTTAAAGGTACTCAGCCATTAATGCGCGCTCTTTATGATTATGAACTTGCACTGCAAGCCAGTCAAAAAAATCCTCAAGATATAGATTTACAAAAAAAGATAATCACTTTGAGCAGTAAAATCGATGAATTAAACGGCTGGCAACTGGAAAGCGATGCTAAAACTATTTTGACAAAACTCGGTATAATGGATTTTAGTGCCAAGACAAAGACGCTTTCCGGCGGACAACAAAAAAGATTGGCACTCGCTACAGCATTAATACAACCATGTGATTTACTCCTCTTAGACGAACCGACAAACCATTTAGATAGTGAAACGATTGCTTGGCTGGAAGAATATCTACGCAAATTGAAAACGGCTTTAATCATGGTCACACATGACCGCTATTTTCTCGATTCAGTAGCTACAAAGATTTTAGAACTCGATAAAGGTAATTCATATATTTACACGGGCAATTATACGCAATTTCTCGAATTAAAAAATCAGCGTTTAGAACGCGAAGAAGCTTCTGAACAGAAACGACAAAACTTTTTGCGCAATGAATTAAAATGGATTAGACGTGGTGCACAGGCTCGTTCTACAAAACAACGTGCTCGTATTCAGCGCTTTGAGGAAGTAAAAAACCAAAAGGTGAATATCGACCATAGTAAAATAGAAATCGGCATGGCTACATCTCGTTTAGGACGTACAGTCATTGAACTGGAAAATGTAAATTATGCTGTAGATGATAAAACCATCGTCAAAGATTTCACTTATACCGTATTACGCAATGACCGCATCGGCATTTTAGGACCGAACGGCTCAGGCAAAACAACATTATTAAATATAATTGCCGGCAAACTTGCGCCAACTTCCGGCACTGTCACAATCGGTCAAACCGTGAAAATCGGCTATTTCACACAAAAAAATATCGCTATGGATGAAAGATTGCGCCCTATTGAATATATAAAAGAAGAAGCCAATTATTTAACCCTAGCTGATGGCACAAAATTAAGTGCTTCACAACTCATGGAAAGATTTCTTTTCCCTGGTACATTGCAATGGACGCCAATCGCTAAATTATCTGGTGGCGAAAAACGCCGCTTGTATTTACTGCGCATCTTGATGAGTGCGCCAAATGTGCTTTTACTCGATGAACCCACTAACGATTTAGATTTAGAAACCATGTCCATTTTGGAAGAATTCATTGATAATTTCAATGGTGCTATCATTTTCGTATCGCATGACCGCTTTTTCATTGACCGCTTAGCTGATAAGGTATTCGTATACCAAAAAGACGGCAGTTTGCGTCAATATCCAGGTGGCTATTCTTATTATAAAGGCATTGAAGAACAAGAACAGCAAGCCTTACAAGTACAAACACAGCAATCCATGCCTAAAAAAGAAGTTAAACCAGCTAAAACACGCGAAAAAGCTAATGCACCGAAAAAACTTTCTTTTAAAGAACAACGCGAATATGATGAAATAGAAGCCATCATAGCTGAAACAGAAGGCGAATTGAAAGTAGTTCAACTGCAAATGACACAAAACGCTTCTGATTATGGCAAACTCAATGAATTAACTAAAGAAGAAACTCGTCTACAAGAAAAACTAGATTATTTGATGGAACGTTGGGCTTATTTAGAAGAGATAGTTGAACAAATGCAATAA